One window of Vitis riparia cultivar Riparia Gloire de Montpellier isolate 1030 chromosome 5, EGFV_Vit.rip_1.0, whole genome shotgun sequence genomic DNA carries:
- the LOC117914031 gene encoding FHA domain-containing protein At4g14490-like, which yields MEGPLLKLIIEKGPRGGETLEFKPGSAIRIGRVVRGNNLPIKDYGISSKHLSIQFESGKWVVRDLDSSNGTLLNNAQLSPDDPADLRDFDSIKIGEFTSITVRIVQCDESRLRRNPRRGGAGKEGELDSVGSVAENRGRKGVSKTVRVVKEEENEADLASVSEVGFGKELDNNLGVVAENRGGRGRPKRAKVLKNEAVEESGEVQGRERSLSLGIESENVGQVGVEPVRQMGSRRTRASKKEDKLVSSLMLQKIPEISKLDCVEIGIEEKKTRVGLRRKRNTQDEPMETVAIDGTTDQEVVKGSNCGEKICTASTSMSGAKEWPTEVGDGPDLEKMTLGDWFDYLELHLPKQIYDVTEEMIAGMRERGERVREYMLQQKNEKGKLSVC from the coding sequence ATGGAAGGTCCACTCCTGAAACTGATAATTGAGAAAGGCCCCAGAGGTGGAGAAACCCTAGAATTCAAACCCGGATCCGCGATACGGATCGGGAGGGTGGTCCGTGGTAACAACCTTCCGATCAAAGACTACGGCATTTCCTCTAAGCACCTCTCTATTCAATTCGAATCCGGTAAGTGGGTAGTCCGAGACCTTGACTCCTCCAACGGCACCTTACTCAACAACGCCCAGCTCTCACCCGATGATCCCGCTGATCTCCGCGACTTCGACTCTATCAAGATCGGCGAGTTCACCTCCATCACCGTCAGGATCGTCCAATGCGATGAAAGTCGATTGCGCCGGAACCCTAGGCGGGGAGGGGCTGGAAAAGAGGGGGAGTTGGATTCTGTGGGCTCGGTTGCAGAGAATCGGGGCCGGAAGGGGGTTTCCAAGACGGTTAGGGTTGTGAAGGAAGAGGAGAATGAAGCTGATTTGGCTTCAGTTAGTGAAGTAGGGTTCGGTAAGGAATTGGATAATAATTTGGGGGTTGTGGCGGAGAATCGGGGTGGGCGAGGTCGACCAAAGAGGGCTAAGGTTTTGAAGAATGAGGCAGTGGAGGAGTCTGGTGAGGTTCAGGGACGTGAAAGGAGTTTGAGTTTGGGTATAGAATCAGAGAATGTTGGTCAGGTTGGAGTCGAACCCGTGAGGCAAATGGGTTCAAGGAGGACTCGGGCGTCGAAGAAGGAAGATAAATTGGTTTCTAGTTTGATGCTTCAAAAAATTCCGGAAATTTCTAAGTTGGATTGTGTAGAAATTGGGATTGAGGAGAAAAAGACAAGGGTGGGTTTGAGAAGGAAGAGGAACACTCAGGATGAGCCAATGGAGACTGTTGCAATTGATGGTACCACAGATCAGGAGGTAGTCAAGGGGTCTAACTGTGGAGAAAAGATTTGTACAGCATCGACCAGTATGTCAGGTGCTAAAGAGTGGCCCACTGAGGTAGGAGATGGACCTGATTTGGAGAAGATGACACTTGGGGATTGGTTCGATTATTTGGAGCTTCATTTACCAAAGCAAATATATGATGTGACAGAAGAGATGATTGCAGGTATGAGGGAGAGGGGGGAGCGGGTTCGGGAGTATATGTTACAACAGAAGAATGAGAAGGGTAAACTATCTGTTTGCTAG